One Glycine max cultivar Williams 82 chromosome 4, Glycine_max_v4.0, whole genome shotgun sequence DNA segment encodes these proteins:
- the LOC100815727 gene encoding homeobox-leucine zipper protein ATHB-8, with amino-acid sequence MMTVSSACKDGSKVALDNGKYVRYTPEQVEALERLYHECPKPSSLRRQQLIRECPILSNIEPKQIKVWFQNRRCREKQRKEASRLQAVNRKLTAMNKLLMEENDRLQKQVSHLVYENSFFRQQTHNNATLATTDTNTSCESVVTSGQRNLTPQQHPPRDASPAGLLSIAEETLAEFLSKATGTAVEWVQMPGMKPGPDSIGIVAISHGCPGVAARACGLVGLEPARVAEILKDRLSWFRDCRTVDVLNVMSTGNGGTIELLYMQLYAPTTLAPGRDFWLLRYTSLLEDGSLVVCERSLNNTQNGPAMPPVQHFVRADMLASGYLIRPCEGGGSIIHIVDHMVLEPWSVPEVLRPLYESSMLLAQRTTMAALRHLRQISQEVSQPSVTGWGRRPAALRALSQRLSKGFNEAVNGFADDGWSMLESDGIDDVTLLVNSSPSKMMGVNLGYNNNGFPSVSSSLLCAKASMLLQNVPPAILLRFLREHRSEWADSSIDAYSAAAIKAGPCSLPGARPGGFGGQVILPLAHTIEHEEFMEVIKLENMGYYRDDMNIPGDVFLLQLCSGVDEHAVGTSAELVFAPIDASFSDDAPILPSGFRIIPLDSGTDAASPNRTLDLASALEVGTTANKAAGDNSGHSGSTKSVMTIAFQFAFEVHLQENIATMARQYVRSIIASVQRVSLALSPSRFGSHNAFHLPPGTPEAQTLARWICNSYRFYLGVELLKCEGSESILKSLWHHSDAVLCCSLKALPVFTFANQAGLDMLETTLVALQDITLEKIFDDNGKKTLCTEFPQIMQQGFMCIQGGICLSSMGRPVSYERAVAWKVLNEEESAHCICFMFINWSFV; translated from the exons ATGATGACGGTGAGTTCAGCCTGCAAAGATGGGAGCAAGGTGGCACTGGACAACGGCAAGTACGTTAGGTACACACCTGAACAGGTTGAAGCACTGGAAAGACTCTACCATGAATGTCCCAAACCAAGTTCCCTCCGCCGCCAACAACTCATCAGAGAGTGTCCCATCCTCTCCAACATCGAACCCAAACAGATAAAGGTTTGGTTCCAAAACCGAAG GTGCAGAGAGAAGCAGCGGAAAGAAGCATCACGGCTGCAAGCTGTGAACAGGAAGCTAACAGCAATGAATAAATTACTGATGGAGGAAAACGACAGATTGCAGAAGCAGGTGTCACACCTCGTCTATGAAAACAGCTTTTTCCGCCAACAGACACACAACAAC GCTACGCTTGCCACAACGGACACAAACACAAGCTGTGAGTCGGTGGTGACGAGTGGTCAGCGGAACTTGACACCGCAGCAGCATCCGCCGAGGGATGCTAGCCCTGCAGG ACTTTTGTCCATCGCAGAGGAGACTTTAGCAGAGTTTCTTTCAAAGGCCACTGGAACTGCTGTCGAGTGGGTCCAAATGCCTGGGATGAAG CCTGGTCCGGATTCCATTGGAATCGTTGCTATTTCTCACGGTTGCCCTGGAGTGGCCGCACGTGCCTGCGGCCTTGTTGGTCTAGAACCTGCCAGG GTTGCCGAAATACTCAAAGATAGGCTCTCATGGTTTCGTGATTGCCGAACTGTGGATGTTCTAAATGTGATGTCCACTGGAAATGGTGGAACCATTGAGCTGCTTTACATGCAG TTGTATGCGCCAACAACTTTGGCACCTGGTCGTGACTTCTGGTTGCTGCGCTACACATCACTTTTAGAGGACGGTAGTCTTGTG GTCTGTGAAAGATCACTAAATAACACTCAGAATGGTCCTGCTATGCCCCCAGTGCAGCATTTTGTTAGAGCAGACATGCTGGCAAGCGGGTATCTGATAAGGCCTTGCGAAGGAGGGGGATCAATTATTCATATTGTTGATCATATGGTTCTAGAG CCATGGAGTGTACCTGAGGTTTTGCGCCCACTTTATGAGTCATCAATGCTGCTTGCTCAAAGGACAACTATGGCG GCCTTACGTCATTTGAGGCAGATTTCTCAAGAGGTTTCTCAGCCAAGTGTAACAGGATGGGGAAGAAGGCCTGCAGCTCTACGTGCGCTGAGCCAGAGATTGAGCAA GGGCTTTAATGAAGCTGTCAATGGGTTTGCAGATGATGGCTGGTCCATGTTAGAGAGTGATGGCATTGATGATGTTACCCTTCTTGTGAATTCCTCACCTAGCAAGATGATGGGAGTTAACCTTGGCTATAACAACAATGGATTTCCTTCTGTAAGCAGTTCTTTGCTATGTGCCAAAGCATCCATGTTGCTACAG AATGTCCCTCCAGCAATTCTTCTTAGATTCTTGCGGGAGCACCGATCAGAATGGGCAGATAGCAGTATTGATGCTTACTCAGCTGCTGCCATTAAAGCTGGTCCTTGTAGCTTGCCAGGGGCCCGACCCGGAGGTTTTGGGGGTCAGGTTATTCTTCCACTAGCCCACACAATTGAGCATGAAGAG TTCATGGAGGTTATCAAGCTTGAAAACATGGGCTATTATAGGGACGACATGAATATACCTGGTGATGTTTTCCTCTTGCAA CTTTGCAGTGGAGTGGATGAGCATGCAGTTGGCACCAGCGCAGAACTTGTTTTTGCTCCAATCGATGCATCTTTCTCTGATGATGCGCCCATTTTACCTTCTGGTTTTCGCATCATACCTCTTGATTCTGGCACA GATGCTGCTAGTCCAAACCGTACACTTGATCTGGCTTCTGCACTTGAAGTTGGAACAACAGCAAACAAAGCAGCTGGTGACAACTCAGGTCATTCCGGGAGCACAAAGTCTGTGATGACAATAGCATTCCAGTTTGCGTTTGAAGTCCACCTTCAGGAGAACATAGCAACCATGGCCAGACAATATGTTCGTAGTATCATTGCATCTGTTCAAAGGGTTTCATTAGCACTTTCTCCTTCGCGCTTTGGTTCTCACAATGCTTTCCACTTACCACCTGGCACTCCTGAGGCACAAACACTTGCTCGATGGATCTGTAACAGCTACCG GTTCTATCTTGGGGTAGAACTTCTAAAATGTGAAGGCAGTGAATCCATTCTCAAGTCTCTTTGGCATCACTCAGATGCAGTTTTGTGCTGCTCTTTAAAG GCATTACCCGTTTTCACGTTTGCAAATCAAGCTGGACTTGACATGCTTGAGACAACATTGGTTGCACTTCAAGACATCACTCTGGAAAAGATTTTTGATGACAATGGAAAGAAAACTCTGTGCACCGAGTTCCCCCAGATAATGCAGCAG GGTTTCATGTGTATTCAAGGTGGTATCTGTTTATCCAGCATGGGAAGGCCAGTATCCTATGAGAGAGCAGTTGCATGGAAAGTGTTAAACGAAGAAGAATCTGCTCATTGCATCTGTTTTATGTTCATCAATTGGTCCTTTGTCTGA
- the LOC100776180 gene encoding leucine-rich repeat receptor-like serine/threonine-protein kinase SKM1, protein MAKGSYSISSKARSMKFIFLFMFMLNFILSDGDQHEVQLLLSFKASLHDPLHFLSNWVSFTSSATICKWHGINCDNNANSSHVNAVVLSGKNITGEVSSSIFQLPYLTNLDLSNNQLVGEITFTHSHNSLSQIRYLNLSNNNLTGSLPQPLFSVLFSNLETLDLSNNMFSGNIPDQIGLLSSLRYLDLGGNVLVGKIPNSITNMTALEYLTLASNQLVDKIPEEIGAMKSLKWIYLGYNNLSGEIPSSIGELLSLNHLDLVYNNLTGLIPHSLGHLTELQYLFLYQNKLSGPIPGSIFELKKMISLDLSDNSLSGEISERVVKLQSLEILHLFSNKFTGKIPKGVASLPRLQVLQLWSNGLTGEIPEELGKHSNLTVLDLSTNNLSGKIPDSICYSGSLFKLILFSNSFEGEIPKSLTSCRSLRRVRLQTNKFSGNLPSELSTLPRVYFLDISGNQLSGRIDDRKWDMPSLQMLSLANNNFSGEIPNSFGTQNLEDLDLSYNHFSGSIPLGFRSLPELVELMLSNNKLFGNIPEEICSCKKLVSLDLSQNQLSGEIPVKLSEMPVLGLLDLSQNQFSGQIPQNLGSVESLVQVNISHNHFHGSLPSTGAFLAINASAVIGNNLCDRDGDASSGLPPCKNNNQNPTWLFIMLCFLLALVAFAAASFLVLYVRKRKNFSEVRRVENEDGTWEVKFFYSKAARLINVDDVLKTVKEGKVVSKGTNWVWYEGKCMENDMQFVVKEISDLNSLPLSMWEETVKIRKVRHPNIINLIATCRCGKRGYLVYEHEEGEKLSEIVNSLSWQRRCKIAVGVAKALKFLHSQASSMLLVGEVSPEIVWVDAKGVPRLKVTPPLMPCLDVKGFVSSPYVAQEVIERKNVTEKSEIYGFGVMLVELLTGRSAMDIEAGNGMHKTIVEWARYCYSDCHLDTWIDPVMKGGDALRYQNDIVEMMNLALHCTATDPTARPCARDVLKALETVHRTTFC, encoded by the exons ATGGCCAAAGGATCTTATTCAATATCTTCAAAGGCAAGATCCATGAAATTTATATTCCTCTTCATGTTCATGCTCAACTTCATCTTATCCGATGGAGATCAACATGAGGTTCAGCTTCTCTTGTCCTTCAAAGCTTCTCTCCACGACCCACTTCATTTTCTCTCCAACTGGGTCAGTTTCACTTCCTCTGCCACTATCTGCAAGTGGCACGGCATCAACTGCGACAACAACGCTAACTCTTCCCACGTTAACGCTGTGGTGCTCTCAGGAAAAAACATAACCGGTGAGGTATCCTCTTCCATTTTTCAGCTTCCCTACCTCACAAACCTCGACCTTTCCAATAACCAGCTTGTTGGGGAAATCACTTTTACCCACTCTCACAATTCTCTGTCTCAAATCCGTTACCTTaacctcagcaacaacaacctcaCGGGCTCTCTGCCTCAACCCTTGTTTTCAGTGCTTTTCTCAAACCTCGAAACACTTGATCTCTCGAACAACATGTTTTCGGGGAACATACCCGACCAAATTGGATTGCTTTCAAGCCTGAGGTATCTTGATCTCGGAGGAAACGTTCTGGTTGGAAAGATTCCAAATTCCATCACCAACATGACCGCTTTGGAATACCTTACTTTGGCTTCAAACCAGTTAGTGGATAAGATACCAGAAGAAATCGGAGCAATGAAGAGCTTGAAGTGGATTTACTTAGGCTACAACAACCTCTCAGGTGAGATTCCAAGTAGCATTGGAGAGTTACTCTCTTTGAATCACCTCGATCTTGTTTACAACAACCTCACTGGACTTATTCCTCACTCTCTCGGACACCTCACCGAGCTTCAGTATCTCTTTCTCTACCAAAACAAACTAAGTGGTCCAATTCCAGGATCTATCTTCGAGCTCAAAAAGATGATTTCTCTCGATCTAAGTGATAACTCTCTTTCGGGTGAGATTTCCGAGCGTGTGGTTAAGCTCCAGAGCCTGGAGATTCTCCACCTTTTCTCAAACAAGTTCACTGGGAAGATTCCAAAGGGTGTTGCATCTTTGCCTAGGCTTCAGGTTCTTCAGCTATGGTCAAACGGATTAACAGGTGAGATTCCTGAGGAGCTAGGGAAGCATAGTAACCTCACTGTGTTGGACCTCTCCACCAACAACCTCTCAGGGAAGATTCCAGATAGCATATGTTATTCTGGTAGTCTTTTCAAGCTTATCCTCTTCTCCAACTCCTTCGAAGGAGAGATTCCAAAGAGCTTAACCTCTTGCAGAAGCCTTCGCCGTGTTAGACTCCAAACCAACAAATTCTCCGGGAATTTACCATCGGAGTTATCCACGCTGCCTCGGGTATACTTCTTGGATATCTCTGGTAACCAACTTTCTGGAAGAATCGATGACAGAAAATGGGATATGCCGTCACTTCAAATGCTGAGTTTAGCAAACAACAACTTCTCAGGAGAAATCCCAAACTCTTTTGGTACTCAAAATCTTGAGGACTTGGACTTGTCATATAACCATTTCTCAGGTTCTATTCCACTTGGTTTCAGAAGTTTGCCAGAGCTTGTGGAATTGATGCTCAGCAATAACAAACTCTTCGGTAACATCCCTGAAGAAATTTGCTCGTGCAAGAAGCTTGTGTCCTTAGACTTGAGTCAGAACCAGCTCAGTGGTGAGATTCCGGTGAAGCTCTCAGAGATGCCGGTTCTCGGCCTCCTCGACCTGTCGCAAAACCAATTCTCCGGCCAGATTCCGCAGAATCTGGGAAGCGTGGAGTCTCTCGTTCAAGTGAACATATCACACAACCATTTTCATGGAAGCTTACCTTCCACCGGCGCTTTTCTTGCCATCAACGCGAGTGCAGTCATTGGCAATAACCTTTGTGACCGCGACGGTGACGCTTCAAGCGGTTTGCCACCGTGCAAAAACAACAATCAGAACCCAACTTGGCTCTTCATCATGCTGTGTTTTCTACTAGCGTTGGTTGCGTTCGCAGCAGCTTCTTTTCTCGTCTTATACGTTCGCAAGAGGAAGAACTTCTCGGAGGTGCGAAGAGTGGAAAACGAAGACGGAACGTGGgaagtgaaatttttttattccaaagcCGCAAGGTTGATCAATGTAGACGATGTTTTGAAAACGGTTAAAGAAGGAAAAGTTGTGTCGAAAGGAACAAACTGGGTTTGGTACGAAGGGAAGTGCATGGAAAACGACATGCAGTTCGTGGTGAAGGAAATCAGCGACTTGAATTCACTTCCATTGAGTATGTGGGAAGAGACAGTAAAAATTAGAAAGGTTCGTCACCCGAATATCATTAACCTTATTGCGACGTGTAGGTGTGGGAAGAGAGGGTACTTGGTGTACGAGCACGAGGAGGGGGAGAAGTTAAGCGAAATTGTCAACAGTTTAAGTTGGCAACGGCGTTGCAAAATCGCCGTTGGCGTGGCAAAAGCACTTAAGTTCTTGCATTCTCAAGCTTCATCCATGCTTTTGGTTGGAGAGGTGTCACCGGAGATAGTTTGGGTCGACGCTAAGGGCGTCCCTCGCCTTAAGGTCACCCCTCCCCTAATGCCGTGTTTGGATGTCAAGGGTTTCGTTTCTTCGCCCTACGTTGCTCAAG AGGTAATAGAGAGGAAAAATGTGACGGAGAAGAGTGAGATATATGGGTTCGGAGTGATGCTGGTTGAATTATTGACGGGAAGGAGCGCCATGGACATAGAAGCTGGCAATGGCATGCATAAAACCATTGTGGAGTGGGCCCGCTATTGCTACTCTGACTGTCATCTTGACACGTGGATAGATCCTGTGATGAAGGGTGGAGATGCATTGAGATATCAGAACGACATTGTTGAGATGATGAATCTTGCACTGCATTGTACCGCTACTGATCCCACCGCAAGGCCATGCGCAAGAGACGTACTCAAAGCCCTAGAGACTGTTCACAGAACCACTTTTTGTTGA